A section of the Salvelinus alpinus chromosome 36, SLU_Salpinus.1, whole genome shotgun sequence genome encodes:
- the LOC139565214 gene encoding G-protein coupled receptor family C group 5 member D-like, which translates to MHCSLRIKGSKGPSEQGVYHQNRKPERKDNNMQTKQNTRMVFSFQIHKSIFLMLLLNVPLPSTCQTTLNASTLNQTIPPTAATSSNAIPNTTTNNPTVKSTINRGTNSFLQRNSSSNSTSQDAILGCGADLDPVYSYLCDRQAAWGIVVESLASLGFVVSSGLLVGLLFWTLWMCVSSRQRRGIGGSVASMALFLLSTAGVFALTFAFVIRLTTQTCPTRLFLFGVLFSLAFSCLLARCLALLGFSVARGWGEAGVALALFTLQVVIATEWLIIVLLRDGQPCQYSQGEFVMLLIYVLVLLATGLVLSLCCLCRSCLTYSYSGGSHRQSQVQATLLCLTLLVSAAIWVVWIALLTRGNMEMGRRPQWDDPVLSIALVANGWVLLLGHGLAQVVLLCRWEASSKEGPLDFGGWTSPNANLPGLGSPKEGRENRSFENDGRKQDPVFQSPYESGFSMTEIDPDKDYSIPRPQTTNISEPYDVYYGPGLSD; encoded by the exons ATGCACTGCAGCCTCCGGATAAAGG GTAGCAAAGGCCCATCTGAGCAGGGAGTATACCATCAAAACAGAAAACCAGAGAGGAAGGACAACAACatgcagacaaaacaaaacacaagGATGGTCTTTTCATTCCAGATACACAAATCTATTTTTCTCATGCTACTACTCAATGTCCCACTTCCCAGCACATGTCAGACCACACTGAATGCCAGCACCCTCAACCAAACCATCCCTCCCACTGCTGCCACTAGCTCTAATGCTATCCCCAATACCACCACTAACAATCCCACTGTAAAATCCACTATCAACCGAGGCACCAATTCCTTCCTCCAGCGCAACTCTTCCTCAAACTCCACTTCCCAGGATGCAATCCTGGGGTGTGGGGCGGATCTCGACCCCGTGTACTCCTACCTGTGTGACCGTCAGGCGGCGTGGGGTATCGTGGTGGAGAGCCTGGCCTCACTGGGTTTTGTGGTCAGTTCAGGACTGCTGGTGGGGCTGCTGTTCTGGAccctgtggatgtgtgtgtcgTCCCGCCAGCGCAGGGGCATCGGGGGGAGCGTAGCCTCCATGGCTCTGTTCCTGCTCAGCACGGCGGGGGTCTTTGCCCTGACCTTTGCCTTCGTCATCCGCCTCACCACCCAGACATGCCCCACgcgcctcttcctgttcggggtGCTGTTCTCCCTGGCTTTCTCCTGCCTGCTGGCTCGCTGCCTGGCCCTGCTGGGCTTCTCTGTGGCCCGGGGCTGGGGGGAGGCTGGGGTGGCCCTGGCCCTCTTCACCCTCCAGGTGGTAATCGCTACAGAGTGGCTGATCATCGTGCTGCTGCGGGACGGCCAGCCCTGCCAGTACTCCCAGGGGGAGTTTGTCATGTTGCTCATCTACGTCCTGGTTCTGCTGGCCACCGGCCTGGTCCTCTCCCTATGCTGCCTCTGCCGCTCCTGTCTCACCTACAGCTACAGCGGGGGCAGCCACCGACAGAGCCAGGTCCAGGCCACACTGCTCTGCCTCACCCTGCTGGTGTCTGCTGCCATCTGGGTGGTGTGGATCGCCCTGCTGACCCGGGGTAACATGGAGATGGGCCGGCGGCCACAGTGGGATGACCCGGTGCTGAGTATAGCCCTAGTGGCCAACGGCTGGGTCCTGCTGCTGGGCCATGGACTAGCCCAAGTGGTTCTCCTCTGCAGGTGGGAGGCCAGCTCCAAGGAGGGCCCCCTAGACTTTGGCGGATGGACCAGTCCCAACGCCAACCTGCCAGGGCTGGGGAGCCCGAAAGaagggagggagaacagaagcTTTGAGAACGACG GCAGAAAACAAGACCCCGTTTTCCAATCACCATATGAGTCTGGATTCTCAATGACA